In one Culex quinquefasciatus strain JHB chromosome 2, VPISU_Cqui_1.0_pri_paternal, whole genome shotgun sequence genomic region, the following are encoded:
- the LOC6038275 gene encoding 40S ribosomal protein S11, protein MADQNERAFQKQIGVNLNRKQVNKKKGFRLHRSIGLGFKTPKEAIAGTYIDKKCPFTGHISIRGRILNGVVRKMKMQRTIVIRRDYLHFIRKYDRFEKRHRNISVHLSPCFRDVEVGDIVTVGECRPLSKTVRFNVLKVSKLAGAKKKFTKF, encoded by the exons ATGGCTGATCAG AACGAGCGTGCGTTCCAGAAGCAAATCGGTGTGAACCTGAACCGCAAACAGGTCAACAAGAAGAAGGGTTTCCGTCTGCACCGCAGCATCGGACTCGGATTCAAGACCCCGAAGGAG GCCATCGCCGGAACCTACATCGACAAGAAATGCCCCTTCACCGGCCACATCTCGATCCGTGGACGTATCCTGAACGGCGTGGTGCGCAAGATGAAGATGCAGCGCACGATCGTGATCCGGCGTGATTATCTGCACTTTATCCGGAAGTACGACCGGTTCGAGAAGCGTCACCGAAACATCAGCGTGCATCTGTCGCCCTGCTTCCG GGACGTCGAAGTCGGAGACATCGTGACCGTCGGCGAGTGCCGGCCCCTGTCCAAGACGGTGCGCTTCAACGTGCTCAAGGTGAGCAAGCTGGCCGGTGCCAAGAAGAAGTTTACCAAGTTCTAA
- the LOC119768078 gene encoding zinc finger and BTB domain-containing protein 45-like encodes MANPRNQIRRRKKGYLECDLCHIQVSLEIELKNHLENDHQIMEVEVDGMPSPGLAPPLQMPHPSLAYPRNDIRRRKKGYLECGVCHIQVSHEIELKNHLRNDHQIMEVEVGRMPSPGLGPQHMPHPSLAYPRKDIRRRKKEIELKHHLENDHQIREVEVGGMPSPGLAPQHKPHPATLLPSNLPPDVNLDSFFQGFQSGYGMREKEEEQQIVKRLKNITCTSTQTEPLEWNNIRSCSRSPIEPMLRVPAEPATPIDVPAEPAAPTDGPAQPATPTDGPAEPATPTDGPAEPATSIDVPAEPATPVDGPVEPATPIDGPAEPATPIDGPAEPATPARSPESQRPALLRCELCSEDKFFLRRADLKMHILWHNKEKPFQCKDCSKEFYSTGALKRHAVVHSGEKRSTCILCKRSFTQRSSLKTHIHSCHVARAEPPIKCPCCECVHSSREAFFEHLVGHHSTVPRQLNYNKSG; translated from the exons ATGGCCAATCCGCGGAATCAAATTCGGCGcaggaaaaaag GTTATTTGGAATGTGACCTGTGTCACATCCAAGTATCGCTGGAGATCGAGCTCAAAAATCACCTCGAGAATGATCACCAGATCATGGAGGTTGAGGTTGATGGGATGCCGTCTCCGGGCCTGGCACCACCTCTGCAAATGCCGCATCCGAGCCTGGCCTATCCGCGGAATGACATTCGTCGtaggaaaaaag GTTATTTGGAATGTGGCGTATGTCACATCCAAGTATCGCACGAGATCGAGCTCAAAAATCACCTCAGGAATGATCACCAGATCATGGAGGTTGAGGTTGGTCGGATGCCGTCTCCGGGTTTGGGACCTCAGCACATGCCGCATCCGAGCCTGGCCTATCCGCGGAAAGACATTCGTCgtagaaaaaaag agatcGAGCTCAAACATCACCTCGAGAATGATCACCAGATCAGGGAGGTTGAGGTTGGTGGGATGCCGTCTCCGGGTCTGGCACCTCAGCACAAGCCGCATCCGGCAACCTTGCTGCCCTCAAACTTGCCACCGGACGTCAACTTGGACTCATTTTTTCAAGGATTTCAATCCGGTTACGGTATGCGAGAAAAAGAAGAGGAACAACAGATTGTCAAACGGCTGAAGAACATAACCTGTACCAGCACTCAAACAGAACCTTTG GAGTGGAACAACATCAGATCTTGTTCGAGATCCCCGATCGAACCCATGTTGCGAGTTCCAGCGGAACCGGCAACACCGATTGACGTTCCAGCGGAACCGGCAGCACCGACCGACGGTCCAGCTCAACCGGCAACACCGACCGACGGTCCAGCAGAACCGGCAACACCGACCGACGGTCCAGCAGAACCGGCAACATCGATTGACGTTCCAGCGGAACCGGCAACACCGGTCGATGGCCCAGTGGAACCGGCAACACCGATTGACGGTCCAGCGGAACCGGCAACACCGATTGACGGTCCAGCGGAACCGGCAACACCGGCCCGGTCGCCGGAGTCTCAGCGTCCTGCCCTGCTGCGGTGCGAGCTGTGTAGCGAGGACAAGTTCTTTCTACGACGGGCGGATCTGAAAATGCATATTCTGTGGCACAACAAGGAGAAGCCGTTCCAGTGCAAGGACTGCAGCAAGGAATTCTACTCAACAGGTGCCCTCAAACGGCACGCGGTAGTCCACAGTGGTGAAAAGCGGAGTACGTGTATCCTGTGCAAGCGATCATTCACGCAAAGAAGTTCGCTGAAGACGCACATCCATTCTTGCCACGTGGCCAGGGCAGAGCCACCGATCAAGTGTCCGTGCTGTGAGTGCGTTCATAGCAGCCGCGAAGCATTTTTCGAGCACCTCGTAGGTCACCACTCCACCGTGCCACGGCAGTTGAATTACAACAAGAGTGGATAG
- the LOC6038274 gene encoding gustatory and odorant receptor 22, protein MIHSQMEDAGYQIRQQVLNPNQRQQLEDNRRIKEQMEQLQKENASPTRLYLRKMKVQADVNLLDHHDSFYHTTKSLLVLFQIMGVMPIVRSPPGVNMPRTTFNWGSRAFIWAYLIYAIETVYVVLVAKERINKFISNSDKRFDEVIYNVIFFSIMVPHFLLPTASWRNGAEVAKFKNMWTDYQYKYLVVTGKPIVFPKLYPITWALCVVSWGVSFAVIMSQYYLQPDFQLWHTFAYYHIIAMLNGFCSLWFVNCTAFGEASKAFAAELSNIFATDRPADKLTEYRHLWVDLSHMMQQLGKAYSNMYGIYCLVIFFTTIIATYGALSEIIEHGATYKEVGLFVIVFYCMSLLFIICNEAHHASKRVGLNFQERLLNVNLTAVDKATQKEVEMFLVAIDKNPPTMNLDGYANINRGLITSNVSFMATYLVVLMQFKLTLLRQSAKKALIASLTTNLTNIAAPKTNPQ, encoded by the exons ATGATTCACAGTCAGATGGAGGACGCGGGCTACCAAATTCGGCAGCAGGTTCTCAACCCGAACCAGCGCCAACAGCTGGAGGATAACCGCCGCATCAAAGAGCAGATGGAGCAGTTGCAGAAAG AAAACGCCTCCCCGACCCGCCTCTACCTGCGCAAGATGAAGGTCCAGGCGGATGTGAACCTGCTCGACCATCACGACTCCTTCTACCACACCACCAAGAGTCTGCTGGTGCTGTTCCAGATCATGGGCGTCATGCCGATCGTGCGCAGCCCCCCGGGTGTCAACATGCCCCGGACGACCTTCAACTGGGGCTCGCGGGCCTTCATCTGGGCGTACCTGATCTACGCCATCGAAACCGTCTACGTGGTGCTGGTGGCCAAGGAGCGCATCAACAAGTTCATCTCGAACAGCGACAAACGATTTGACGAGGTTATTTACAACGTCATCTTTTTTTCTATCATGGTGCCGCATTTTCTCCTTCCAACGGCCTCCTGGCGGAACGGAGCTGAGGTGGCCAAGTTTAAGAACATGTGGACCGACTACCAGTACAAGTACCTGGTGGTTACGGGGAAGCCGATCGTGTTTCCCAAGCTGTACCCGATTACGTGGGCGCTTTGCGTCGTTTCCTGGGGGGTCAGCTTTGCGGTTATAATGTCCCAGTATTATCTGCAACCGGACTTTCAACTGTGGCACACGTTCGCCTATTATCACATTATAGCGATGCTCAACGGATTCTGCAGCCTTTG GTTCGTCAACTGCACGGCGTTCGGCGAGGCGTCCAAGGCCTTCGCCGCGGAGCTGTCCAACATTTTCGCCACCGACCGTCCGGCGGACAAGCTCACCGAGTACCGGCACCTTTGGGTCGATTTGAGCCACATGATGCAACAGCTAG GAAAAGCGTACTCCAACATGTACGGCATCTATTGTTTGGTGATTTTCTTCACCACAATTATCGCCACGTACGGGGCGCTCAGCGAAATCATCGAGCACGGCGCGACCTATAAGGAGGTCGGATTATTCGTCATTGTTTTCTACTGCATGAGTCTGCTGTTTATCATTTGCAACGAGGCCCATCACGCGTCCAAACGG GTGGGTCTCAACTTTCAAGAACGTCTGCTGAACGTAAACCTGACGGCGGTGGACAAAGCGACCCAGAAGGAGGTGGAAATGTTCCTGGTGGCCATCGACAAGAACCCGCCGACGATGAATCTGGACGGCTACGCCAACATCAACCGAGGGCTAATCACATCT AACGTCTCCTTCATGGCAACATATCTGGTCGTGCTGATGCAGTTCAAGCTGACCCTGCTGAGACAGAGCGCCAAAAAGGCACTGATTGCATCGCTGACGACCAATTTGACCAACATTGCGGCGCCCAAAACGAACCCACAATAG